In one Plectropomus leopardus isolate mb unplaced genomic scaffold, YSFRI_Pleo_2.0 unplaced_scaffold50883, whole genome shotgun sequence genomic region, the following are encoded:
- the LOC121939570 gene encoding enhancer of polycomb homolog 2-like, with product SSRSGESSPKILDLVSAQFAASAVISALPPSCGHKLHNTHGVRHPSGPSSPPYSSTLSKAGLSARGTLSSSHPRSLPLQRSQVGAVGPAHPHTARSSAPTTSALKLAAAR from the exons TCCAGCAGGTCTGGTGAGTCCAGTCCGAAGATTCTGGACTTGGTCAGTGCTCAGTTTGCAGCCTCAGCAGTGATCAGTGCTCTGCCTCCTTCTTGTGGTCACAAACTGCACAACACACACGGAGTCCGCCACCCCTCAG gtCCCTCCAGTCCTCCTTACTCCTCCACTCTCAGCAAGGCTGGGCTGTCAGCTCGGGGGAcactctcctcctcccaccCTCGGTCCCTCCCCCTCCAGAGGAGTCAGGTGGGAGCCGTTGGCCCTGCCCACCCCCACACTGCTCGAAGCTCCGCCCCCACAACATCTGCCTTAAAGCTGGCTGCCGCCAGGtaa